GAGGAGCTGATCCGCCTCCACGGCATGGAACCGAACCGGGATATCGACATCGAATTTACCGGCCTGCGCCCCGGGGAAAAACTGTTCGAGGAGATCCTGACGGCGGAAGAAGGCACCGACGCCAGTTGCCACGAGAAGATCTTTGTCGCCCGGGGCAGCCAAAAATACACCCTTCCCGAACTTACCTCCATCCTCGCGGAGTTCTCCGCAGCCATCCAAGACCCCTCCCCCGACAGCGACGAAAAAATGAAACAGCTCCTGAGAAAATACGTCAAGCACTACACGCAGGAGATAAAGCAAAAGTAACTATTCAGCACTTACAAAAGATAGTCATTCCGAGGCAATTGCAAAACTCAGTGTCATGCCCGAAAGCGGAGCTTAATGTACACAATGCTTTTATCGGGCATCCATGATTTCAGATAGTTAAAAACTGGATTATGAACATTAAACTTCGTTTTCCCGCTCAGAAGCGTCGCGGGAATGACAGCGTTGGGAGTTTTGCAATTGGCTCATTCCTGAATGCTTTTATCGGGAAAGCGAAGCTTGATGTTCACAATATAACCTCAAAAACCAGATCCATCCCCGAGTGCCTCTATCGGGGATACGGTTTTTAATTATGGCGAACAAACAATACTATGTGTACATCATGGCAAGTAAACGAGATGGAATGCTTTATGTCGGTGTTACGTCTGATCTAACAGGAAGGGTTTACGCCCACAAAAATGATTTGGTAGATGGTTTTACAAATAAATACCACATCCATAACCTTGTTTATTTCGAGGTTACGGAGGATATAAATAGTGCCATAGCACGGGAAAAACAGCTTAAAAAGTGGAACAGATCATGGAAAATTGCTTTACTTGAAAAGAATAATGGTTCTATGTGATTTTTAGTGGGTCGTTGAAAAGTGATTGACGTACTCTTTAACCTCTTCAAGGCAAAAGCATCTGCATCGATTTCAATCTCCCTCCCCTTCAAGGGGAGGGTCGGGGAGGGGATGGGGTAAGAATGAAAAGAGAAACAAATCGTGTGATTATCGAACGGCATATCCCGCGGGACGTTGCGAAGCAGCATGACCGATGCCGAAATCAGCTTACGGCAACGGTTATGCAGGCGGCAATTGGCGGGCTGCAAATTCCGCCGCCAACACCCCTTTCCCGGATTATGTGCCGGACTTTGATTGTCTGGAAAAACGGTATTGTTGCGTAGATGGCGGGCAACCTCTTGCAGGCGAGCACGATAAAATTCGTGACAAACGCTTGCATGCAACCGGATTTTTTCTATTTGGATTATGGGACAATGGAGTGTTACAAAATATCGACGCGGTAATCGGGGCAATCCTGACCCCATCCCCACCCCGGCCCTCCCCTTGAAGGGGAGGGAGTGTGTCGAGCCCGGGATAATCGCATTACCCACTGCA
This DNA window, taken from Syntrophobacterales bacterium, encodes the following:
- a CDS encoding GIY-YIG nuclease family protein → MANKQYYVYIMASKRDGMLYVGVTSDLTGRVYAHKNDLVDGFTNKYHIHNLVYFEVTEDINSAIAREKQLKKWNRSWKIALLEKNNGSM
- a CDS encoding endonuclease domain-containing protein produces the protein MTDAEISLRQRLCRRQLAGCKFRRQHPFPGLCAGL
- a CDS encoding endonuclease domain-containing protein; translated protein: MPDFDCLEKRYCCVDGGQPLAGEHDKIRDKRLHATGFFLFGLWDNGVLQNIDAVIGAILTPSPPRPSP